The Pirellulaceae bacterium genome segment AAAACGAAGCCCATTAGTAGGGAAGTTTGGATTCCCTTGGTAGCTGATCGTCGGTTTGGCCGGTACAGCCTCATCCTTGGCCCGCGAATTGGTCAGCAAACGATCGAGATGTCGGGCTCGGCCACCATTCGGAACACTTCCTCCAGGCCAATTACCACCCTGGAAGGCAAAGTCCTTCATGTTTTGCACGAGTGCGTCGATTCCCTTGGTCCCTTCCCCTGTGAGTCCGTTGTAACGGCCTTCGGAGGCGGGACCGCCTCGCCAACGGTCGAAGTCGGCCGCTGCCATCGGACGTAGCACGTCGGCGAATTGTTCGACTAAAGGCTCAATTTGGTCTCTCTGCCATAGCAGATCTCGGATTTCGCGAACCGCGTTGTAGTAGGCTGGCCAGAGTTCTTCCGTCGAGTTGCGATCGGAGCCTCCCCCGGATGCGGGAAAGACACTGTTGTAGACCACATCGTGGCCGGAGTTCCAAGTCGGTCCCCAACTGGCGTCGGTGTCCCAGGGAAGGATCCAGAGTTTGCCCCGATTGTTATTTTCCGGTAAGTAATCTGGCTCGAAATAGTAGACCATGTTCTTATTGGCGTCGGGCCAATAATCGTAATGTCGAATCGCTTCGGTGAAGGCGTGGTATTGGAAATATTTTTCCAGGTTGACGTGGGCGTTGATGTAATCCGCCGTACTGCGGCCACGCAGCTTGTTTTCAATTTCGTTGTGATCGGATCCGTCGTTGACGGCATTGGGAGCCTGGTAGCGTTGTTGTTGTTCCCAACTGCGGGTTTGATTGATCAGTTTGTAAAGATTGCCCCGTTCCAGCTCATGATTGTCGAGAAACCGAACGTCGTAAGTTTCAATGACGAAGTTCAATCCCCAGAAGTCGCCGGACCACTGATCGGGCGACTCTTCGGCTCCGTCAATCACACGGAAATGGATGTAGAATGTCTCGGGGGCAGGGACGCCTAGTTGATTGAACAGGTGCATATTGACGGTTTCGTTCAAAGCCCAAGTCTGTGTTTGACGATTGTCGAACATTTTACCAGTGGTCAAAGTTCGCCATTTCTCGGAAATGGGCTCACCGGCTTGGTCTTTGGCTTGGAAATATTGACCGTCGTTGAAACGGAATCGCATGCTGCGTTTTCCGGAGAGATGATACCGCCCATTTGCGCCGCGGAGACGCATATTGATGTTGTCGTAAACGACTCCGTCATAGACAAAAGCCGCTGGCCAATTGTAGGCAAAGCGAGCTTGCGTACCCTGGCTGATTTGGTTCCGTCCACTGTAGCCCATCATCGTCGTCACATCTTCATTTCGAGCGATCAGATGATAGACGGGGACTGATTCGAGCGTTTCCGATTTGTGCTGACCATAATCGGGAACGCCATCGTAAACGAAATAAGCGAAGTTTCTGGCGGCATCATCTTCGTAGGGGACCGTCACGGATTCCGACAACGTATCGCTGATATTGATTCGATATCGCATTAATGTGCGATGGCTTTGGCCAGGAATCGAGGCCGTGTAGAGATGATCGCCTGCAACGGTATCAGCGCCGGTCCCATCGTCGACCATCACCAGCGTTGTCCAATTTGCTGGGTCTACGTAGGCCGGGTTTACCTCTCGTGGATCATCCGGGCCGCGACGTAGATCGCGAATTGGCAGCGGTAAAAGTGTTGGGATAAAGTTTCCGGGTGAAACAATTTGATAATCCAGGCTCACCGATTCAACGCCGTTGGGGTCCGTTACCTTCGCCGTGATGATCGTGGTTTCGTTAGCCTTTGGCTGTTGGGGGGAGTGACTCACTTGCCGGATTTGAGGTGGGGCATTATTGGCGTGTACGCTGTTGATCGCATTTGGCGTTGGTGCCACGGAGGCACGCCAGCTACCACCTAGCTGATTGTCCAGGGAGGGATGGATCAACTCCATCGAAGGGCCATCGCCGCCGGCAGCGATCGGCCAAGGAAAGCCTTGTCGATAATCAACCCGATCGACCATATCGCCTGCGGAATTGCGAAGGGTGATCTCTTCACCTTCACTGGAAAGACGACCCGCATAGGGACCGATTGCATTCACTCCAAATTGTTCTTGCAACGTTGCTGGGTGTTGAGCGATGACCAGATAACTCAGGGGCTCGATGATTGTGCCTGCGGGGATGACGTAGCGAATGCCATTTGTGAAAAACCAATCGGAGAGATCTGCGGGTTGATGTCCTTGATTAAAAAGTTCGATGAATTCAGCCGGAACCGTATTTTCTGGTGGGTCATAGTGAACCTCGTTGATGATGACTTGTTGATCGATGGGTGCAACAACCAAGTTCACAATTGCCTCAGTAGAAGTCAGCTCACCATCGTTTACGGTGTAACGGAATTGGTCTTTACCCTCAAAGCCTTGCTTCGGGGTGTAGACAAAACTACCGTCATTTTTCAATTGCAGGTCGCCGTGTGTGGGGGGCTGACTCACCAAGGGGGTCAAAATTGGATTATCCACATCAATGTCGTTGGCAATTAAACCCGCTTCTTTTGTGATTGTCAGTGGGGTGTCGACGAACGTGAGGTAAAGATCTCCTGTCGCAATGGGGCGATCATTGATTGGGAGGACGTTGAACGTCACAGTTCCCACGGTCGGCGAACGGTCTGCATAGTCGGCGATGCGATAGGTAAAGGAATCAAGGCCTGAGAATTCAGGGTCTGGCACGTAGTCGAAAGATCCGTCGGCCTGCAAGGAGAGGGATCCGTGTTCGGTGGAGCTGATTAAAGTTGCGCTGAATTTATCGTTCTCCGCATCAACATCATTCGCCAAAATTCCTAGTTCCGAATCGCTCGTAATTCGTCCATCTTCGGAAAGCTCGTAATGGTCATCAGCTGCGAGGGGAGGGGAATTGATCGTGAGTGTAACGGTGACTTCATTCGATAATCGGGTTCCGTCATCGATTTGGTAACCGAAGGTCGTTACCCCAGAAAACCCTGCCGGATCGTAGTTGAAAGAACCATCTTCGCTAAGCGTAAGATTGCCTGATGCCACGTCGGTGGCAATTTTTGCGATCAGCGGCCCCGCATCCAAGTTGACATCATTCGCAAGCAGGCCCTCTGCAGCGGCGACATTCAGAATCTGGTCAGGCGCTGATTTGTATTCATCAGGAACAGCTATGGCTGGGTCGTAGGTTGGTGTGACCGCAATGGTAACCGTGGTCGGTTCGGACTCGCGAAAATCCACCGCCGCATAACGAAAGGTGTCTTCGCCGAAGAAATTCAAGTCCGAATCGTAAATGAACGAACCCTTTGGGTTGAGAGAGAGAACGCCGTGTTGAGGTGGATCGATCAGAATAGCAGTCAAACTGTCCCCCTCGGCATCCAGGTCGTTTGCCAGTACGCCCGTCGCAACGTCGGCAAACAGCAATACGCTGTCCTCCGCCGTGGTGTACGAGTCGGGCTGCACCTGGGGAGGCTGATTGTCGTAGTAGGCGGACAGTTCGTTTCGGATTTCTAGCCACTCGGCAGCATTGAGGGCACCGTCGTAGAAGCGGATTTCGCTGATGTCGCCTGCAAACCCCGCCGCATTTCCACTGAGAGTGTCCCCGAAGAC includes the following:
- a CDS encoding Ig-like domain-containing protein, with translation MPKKYRRGRLSKRIAVLESLEDRRLLAGDLVAQWRAEDLNHLLNDGDQVSNWSDSIAAVPTKNRGTPTLIKQQYGGRSTVRFHPSDGDDSLRISIADNPINRADNFSVIVTFVSDSQTLPGENGNWFEGAGLVDANALGFSKGWGIAMNSQGQIGAGLESGFLQPVTSLYSTATGLNDGQLHYVAFTRQAGTMTIYVDDQPTSSRDDGSPLALSDTEIVFGDTLSGNAAGFAGDISEIRFYDGALNAAEWLEIRNELSAYYDNQPPQVQPDSYTTAEDSVLLFADVATGVLANDLDAEGDSLTAILIDPPQHGVLSLNPKGSFIYDSDLNFFGEDTFRYAAVDFRESEPTTVTIAVTPTYDPAIAVPDEYKSAPDQILNVAAAEGLLANDVNLDAGPLIAKIATDVASGNLTLSEDGSFNYDPAGFSGVTTFGYQIDDGTRLSNEVTVTLTINSPPLAADDHYELSEDGRITSDSELGILANDVDAENDKFSATLISSTEHGSLSLQADGSFDYVPDPEFSGLDSFTYRIADYADRSPTVGTVTFNVLPINDRPIATGDLYLTFVDTPLTITKEAGLIANDIDVDNPILTPLVSQPPTHGDLQLKNDGSFVYTPKQGFEGKDQFRYTVNDGELTSTEAIVNLVVAPIDQQVIINEVHYDPPENTVPAEFIELFNQGHQPADLSDWFFTNGIRYVIPAGTIIEPLSYLVIAQHPATLQEQFGVNAIGPYAGRLSSEGEEITLRNSAGDMVDRVDYRQGFPWPIAAGGDGPSMELIHPSLDNQLGGSWRASVAPTPNAINSVHANNAPPQIRQVSHSPQQPKANETTIITAKVTDPNGVESVSLDYQIVSPGNFIPTLLPLPIRDLRRGPDDPREVNPAYVDPANWTTLVMVDDGTGADTVAGDHLYTASIPGQSHRTLMRYRINISDTLSESVTVPYEDDAARNFAYFVYDGVPDYGQHKSETLESVPVYHLIARNEDVTTMMGYSGRNQISQGTQARFAYNWPAAFVYDGVVYDNINMRLRGANGRYHLSGKRSMRFRFNDGQYFQAKDQAGEPISEKWRTLTTGKMFDNRQTQTWALNETVNMHLFNQLGVPAPETFYIHFRVIDGAEESPDQWSGDFWGLNFVIETYDVRFLDNHELERGNLYKLINQTRSWEQQQRYQAPNAVNDGSDHNEIENKLRGRSTADYINAHVNLEKYFQYHAFTEAIRHYDYWPDANKNMVYYFEPDYLPENNNRGKLWILPWDTDASWGPTWNSGHDVVYNSVFPASGGGSDRNSTEELWPAYYNAVREIRDLLWQRDQIEPLVEQFADVLRPMAAADFDRWRGGPASEGRYNGLTGEGTKGIDALVQNMKDFAFQGGNWPGGSVPNGGRARHLDRLLTNSRAKDEAVPAKPTISYQGNPNFPTNGLRFKTSNFSDAQGNDTFAGIEWRIAEVTDPNAPAFNPNADLLLEWNSTWESGVLAEFDSQIAPPSSAVQAGHAYRARVRMQDRSGHWSHWSDPMSFIATTATASELTESLRISEIHYHPSAPSQVEVRAGFSDADDFEFIELVNRSEKTLDLTGAEFVQAPLNGDPQGIQFLFAEGLITELAAGERVLIVEDVEAFRFRYGNDLPITGQWRGNLSNGGEQLTLLGDGLPIQQFTYSDDWYPITDGDGPSLELIDTNNTDLASWGQAASWRPSAANGGSPGTAEVPPVIGDSNADGVFDSGDLVAVFRAGEYEDNVPGNSSYAEGDWNADGDFDSGDLVFAFQNGNYARGATPLLASPQIAAALLWTETDHKSNVAQVSNVILTADRQTTNARQLP